From Solibacillus sp. FSL W7-1464:
CGCTATCCACAATGTGGGGTATCGGCAGCCGTACGGAAAGAACGCTGAACCATATGGGCATTTATTCGGTCTACGATTTGGCGCATGCCGATTTAGCATTACTTGAAAAGCGATTCGGAGTTCTTGGCAATCAGCTTTATTATCATGCTTGGGGAATTGATCATTCGACAGTCGGTGCGCCGATTATGCAAGGGCAGATCAGCTTCGGTAAAGGCCAGATGCTGATGCGCGATTATCGCAGTCGAAAGGAAATTTTAGTCGTACTGCTGGAAATGTGCGAAGACGTGGCAAGGCGGGCACGGGAAGCGAAAAAAATTGGTCGGACGATTTCATTGGGGCTTAGCTACAGCAAAGATGCCTTCGGGGGCGGATTTCATCGTTCACGCACAATCGATGAGCCGACAAACGATACACTGAAAATTTTCGAAGTGTGCAAGCAGCTGCTCGACGAGTCTTATGCCGAACGACCGGCACGTAAAGTGACGATTACATTAAGCAATATTGAAAGTGAATATTCGATGCAGCTCAGCCTGTTCGATGAAATGCGTTGGCGCAACCGCAAGCTTGGAGAAACGATGGACCGTTTACGTACAAAATACGGCACAACAGCGATATTGCGTGCGGTTTCCTATACGGAAGCGGGTACTGCGCTGACAAGGGCTAAATTAGTAGGCGGGCATAAACAATAAGGAGTGAAGGCGATGAACAGAGATAGAGGAACAATTAAATGGAGCGCAATGATGCTGCCGGAGCATGTCAAACTATTGCGTGAATGGCAAGAAGAGGACGCAATTGTTACCCAACCCCAACTCGACGAAGCCCAGTTAGAACAAATTAACATCAATCTGCAGCGAGCCTACACAGAGCATTGCCCGATCCAACTAAAAGTATGGGAACAAACAGGCATCTATACAGTTTCCGGGGCAATTCAAAAAATCAGCATCCACGAACAATACGTAAAACTGACGAACAGCGAGAAAATTCAGTTCCACCATATTTATGAAGCACTCTTGGATGAGTAGACTTTCCGATTGTCCAATAAAAATAGACAATAAATGGGGAGATAACTCCAGCGGAAAGGTCCGACCCGGAATGGAAATCAACCCCATGTTAGAAAGAGAAATTAATTTCTCTCAATCTTATAACGAGAACCACCCTAATAGAAGAAATTTTTCTATTCGAATATTTCACACGTACAAATGTATTGCTCAAAAAGAATATTTTTAAAATATTGTTTTTTACAAAAGAACACCCTATAATAAATTTCATGAAAATGTTTGAACACTAAGTTTTGCGGATGGTTCTATGTATTTTCCACAAGGACATTTGTTTTAATAGATGAGAAATAATAGACGGTATATTCAGCGGTAACAGGCTGAAAAACTGTCTTTTAAAGGATAGGGAGGCTTCAGCTTGAAGAAAATTATGGTGACCGGTGCTTTAGGTCAAATTGGTTCGGAATTAGTAGAGAAATTACGCCATACGTATGGCACAGATAATGTATTGGCAACAGATATTCGAAAAATTGATCAGCATGAAGGTCCATTTGAAGTATTGGATGTAACAGATGGGAAACGCATGCACACACTTGCCCATGATTTTGGTGCAGACACGATGATACACATGGCTGCATTACTCTCGGCAACAGCAGAAAAAAATCCGGTATTCGCCTGGAATTTAAATATGGGCGGTTTAATGAATGCACTTGAAGTGGCACGTGAACTGGATATGCAGTTTTTCACGCCAAGTTCAATCGGTGCATTCGGTCCTTCTACGCCAAAGGACAATACACCGCAAGATACACTGCAGCGTCCAACAACGATGTACGGTGTCAATAAAGTAGCAGGCGAATTATTATGCGATTACTACTACACACGTTACGGACTGGATACACGCGGTGTCCGTTTCCCGGGGCTGATTTCTTATGTGACGCCACCTGGTGGAGGAACGACGGACTATGCGGTAGATATTTATTATAAAGCAATTGCGGAAGGACGCTACACATCGTATATTGCAGAAGGTACGTATATGGATATGATGTATATGCCGGATGCACTGCAGGCCATTGTGGATTTAATGGAAGCAGATTCGGCAAAGCTTGAGCACCGCAATGCATTCAATATTTCGGCGATGAGCTTTGAGCCGTCTCAAATCGCAGCCGAAATTAAAAAGCATATTCCAAGCTTCACAGTGGATTATGAGGTGGACCCGATCCGTCAGGCAATTGCCGACAGCTGGCCAAATGCAATCGATTCATCAGCAGCGATTGAGGAATGGGGCTTTAAAGCAAGCTACGATCTGGAAAAAATGACGATCGATATGCTGGAAAAACTAAAAGTACGACTGGCACAAAACGCGATTTAACTTAAGAAGCGAGTGAAACTGTGGAAAAACAGTTCACTCGCTTTTTTTTTTAGGTGCCTGCGGAAATCCTTGATGCGGGAGACCCTAAAAGCGAAATTCTATACTATCCGCTTTATCTGGTAAAATGAAATTCTTGCATTATTAACAAAATATTTTCATTTTTCAGTATATTATATTAGAATGATATTGTGGGAGAAATTAGGAGGTGTTTTATCGGAAATGGGGATTGCCGGTAAAAGAGAACGCCTCATAAAAGGGGGAAATATATTATGATGATGCAAACACCACTCGTTCTAACGGACATGATCAAGCGTGCAGAAACGTATTATGCACACAAAGAAATTATTTCACGTACAAGTGAGGAAAAGGTGCATCGCCTTACATACGGGCAATGGGTGAAACGCACAAGAAAACTGGCGCATGCATTAACAAAGCTGGGCATGGAGCGCGGCGACAAAATTGCTTCATTTGCCTGGAACCAGCACCGCCATTTAGAAGCGTATTTTGCGGTCCCATGTACAGGCGCAATTTTGCATATGGTCAATATCCGCCTGTCACCGGAACATATTGCGTACATTATTAATCATGCGGAAGATAAAATAATTTTAATAGATGAAGATTTAGTACCGCTCATTGAAGAAGTGCAGTCGGAGCTGAAAACAATTGAACATTACATCATTATGGCGGATGGGGAGCTGCCGGAAACAACATTGCCGAATGTCCTGTCATACGAGGCATTGCTGGAAGAAGCAGATGAAAACTTTGCGTTTCCGGAAGACTTGGACGAAAATGCGCCGGCGAGCATGTGCTATACAAGCGCAACAACGGGAAATCCAAAAGGGGTCGTGTATACACATCGTTCGCTCGTGCTGCATTCCATGTCGATCTCAATGGTGGACACAATGGCGATTTCGGAACGTGACACGATTTTACCGATTGTTCCGATGTTCCATGTCAACGCCTGGGGGATGCCGTTTGCAGCAGTGAATGTAGGGGCTACGCAAGTATTGATCGGTCCGCAATTTACACCGGCATTAATATTGGATTTCATTGAGAGATATAATGTAACAAAAACGGCAGGTGTCCCGACAATCTGGCTCGGTGCATTGCAGGAGCAGGAAAAAAGAGCCCGTAATTTATCGACATTACAGGAAATTTTCTGTGGAGGATCTGCTTCGCCAAAAGGACTTATTAAAAAATACGAAGAAATGGGCGTCAACTATATTGTGGCATACGGCATGACGGAAACTTCACCGATCGTTTCGATGTCACGTGATCTATCACATATGGATGACTGGTCGTTGGATGAAAAAATCGAAACACGCGCGATGCAAGGGTTAACGGTTCCTGGGATTGAATCGAGCATTGTCAATGAAAATGGAGAAGTGCCTTGGGATGGCGAAACAATGGGCGAGCTGCGTCTGCGTGGCCCATGGATTGCGGCCGAATATTATGAGGATGAGCGTACAGCGGAAGCATTTTCTGATGGGTGGCTCTATACAGGAGATATCGCGGTTCGCTCAAAAGAGGGATTCATTAAAATAACAGACCGAACGAAAGATCTGATCAAATCCGGTGGTGAGTGGATATCGTCCGTTGATTTGGAAAATGCGCTCATGTCGCATGAAGCGGTATTTGAGGCGGCGGTGATTGCCATTCCACACGCGAAATGGCAAGAGCGACCGCTGGCATGTGTTGTTCTGAAAGAGGGAGCAAATGCGACGAAAGAAGAGCTGACGGCATTTTTGGAAGGTCAATTTGCGAAGTGGTGGCTGCCGGACGATATTGTATTCTTAACGGAGATTCCGAAAACTTCTGTCGGGAAATTCTTAAAAGCAAAACTGCGTGAAAATGTGAATGAAATTTATCCGCAGCTCCAACTATAGTGTGGAATGAAATAAAAAACGGGGACGCATCGGATTACCGAGCGTTCCCGTTTTTCGTCGTCCCGCCTACGAAAAAGCGTTTCATAAGGGATAGTCCTAAGTTGAAAAGGAAAATAATGAGTGCAACACGAAAGAATGCGACAAAGTATTGCCAAGTCGTTGTATTGTCAATGAATAACTTTGACATGCTATCTACTAATACATACGTAAAATAACCGGCAATCGCGATAAAAAACAAACCACCAAAAAAATCCTTTACATTCATCTGGAACCTCCACTAAATAGATTTAATCAAAGGATACCATATAAAGGAAACATAATATATATAGAAGAAAGCAGGATGCAAAGACATGTAAAGAGAAGGGGTCCTCCAATTCATCAAGTCGTTGCATCCTCTTACTCAGCAATTAAATCACGGCCGATTTCTTCGTTGCCTGTACAAGCGCTTCGATTGTTGCCCAGTCCTGCTCGACGAGTGCCGTCACAATTTTACTGCCGACAATTACTCCATCCGCAATGTCGCCGAAGCCTTTTACATGTTCAGTCGTAGAAATCCCGAAGCCCGCTAGCACCGGGATATTGCTCGCTGCTTTCAAGTTCGCAAAATGCGCGGCAAGTTCCGTGGCAAAGCTTGCACGTTCACCGGTAATACCATTTACCGTTACGGCATAAACAAACCCTTCACTTGCAGCAGCTAATTTTTTTATGCGTTCAGGAGGGCTCATCAACGATACGAGCTGGACAAGCGCAATACCGTTTTCCTTTAAAGTATCATGTAGTAAAGCACTTTCTTCAAAAGGCATATCCGGTACAATCAGTCCTTCGACACCACCAAGTTTTGCATCCTTTGCAAATGCTTCAATCCCATAAGCCAGAATCGGGTTTAAGTACGTCATGACAACGAGCGGAATATGGATTTCCTGTGCAAAGCTTTGCAGTTCATCCAGTACTTTTTTCAATGTCACACCGTGAGCAAGTGCACGTTCGCCCGCTTGCTCAATTGTTGGTCCATCTGCTACAGGATCGGTAAATGGAATGCCGACTTCAATTGCGGAAACTCCAATTTGCTGTAGTTTCAATATAGTAGGTTTTAATGTTTCAAGCCCGCCATCACCTGCCATAATATAAGGAACAAATGCTTTGTCCCCTGCTGCTAATACGTTTTCAAGCTGTTTTTGCAATGTCATTTCACGCCACCTCCGAGTTTATCCATTAATGTATGAACATCTTTGTCCCCACGACCTGATAAGCAAACGACAACAATTTCATCAGCAGGACGGTTTTTGGCAAATTGACTTGCATAGTAAACGGCATGGGCACTTTCCAAGGCCGGTAAAATTCCTTCCGTTTCACATAACAGCTTCACACCTTCAAGTGCCTGTTCATCTGTAACAGAAGGGTAGGCAGCACGACCTGTTTCATGTAAATGACAGTGTTCCGGCCCAACTCCAGGATAATCGAGTCCCGCTGAAATTGAATGAGCTTCTTGAACAAAACCGTTATCATCCTGCAGTAAATACATGAATGCACCGTGAAGGACACCTGTTTTTCCGACATGAATTGCTGCCGCATGCTTGTCGGTATTGACACCGGACCCTGCAGCTTCCACTCCGTATAATGCTACATCCTGATCTTCCACAAACGGGTAGAACATTCCGATTGCATTACTGCCGCCACCGATACAAGCAATAACTGTATCCGGAAGACGTCCTTCCTGCTGTAAAATTTGGGCACGTGTTTCATCCCCGATGACACGCTGGAAATCACGGACAATTGTAGGGAAGGGGTGTGGTCCAAGTGCCGACCCTAAAATGTAATGCGTATCTTCTATATGAGTAACCCAGTGACGCAACGCTTCATTAACCGCATCTTTCAATGTAGCGGAACCTTTTTCGACCGCCACAACTTTTGTTCCGAGCAGCTCCATACGGAAAACATTCAGTTGCTGACGGCGTACATCTTCTGCCCCCATGTAAACGATACATTCCATATCAAGCAGTGCACATGCAGTTGCTGTTGCGACACCATGCTGACCTGCGCCAGTTTCAGCGACAATCTTTTTCTTCCCCATACGTTTTGCCAAAAGTGCCTGGCCGATCGCATTATTTATTTTATGTGCACCCGTATGGTTTAAATCTTCACGTTTTAAATAGATTTTCGCACCGCCGACTTTTTTCGTTAAACGCTCCGCAAAATAAAGGGGGGTTTCACGTCCGACATATTGCTTTAAATAATAGTCAAGTTCTTCCTGGAAAGAGGGGTCCTTTTTTGCTTCCTCATATGCAAGCTCCAATTCCTCAAGTGAAGTCATCAATGTCTCGGGCACAAACTGACCGCCGAATCGCCCGAAGCGTCCTTTTACTGTCGTCATAAAATCAACTCTCCTTTTGCTGTTTCAATAAAATTCGTAATCGCTGCTGAACTTTTTCGGCCATCTACTTCTACACCACTTGAAACATCTACTGCAAATGGCTCGACAAGCATAATCGCCAGTCCAACATTTTCTTCATTTAGTCCACCTGCCAAAATGACCTTTTCAAGCGGGATTTTTACTTTATCAAGAAGCATCCAGTCAAAGGACTTTCCGCTACCTCCACGGAAGTCAGTTCCAGGCGCATCGAACAAATAATAGTCCACATCATATGTTGCCGCACGTGTCACATCGTCTTCACTACGAATCGAGAACGCTTTAATTGCCGGCAGCCCGATTTCCTGAATCTGCTCGGGCGTTTCATCCCCGTGATACTGGATATAATCGAGTCCGACTTCTTTTGCAATTTGACGAATTTTGGCCGGCTCTTCATTGACAAAAACCCCGACCTTTTTGACCGTCCCCGGAATTGCCTTTGCAAGCTTCACTGCTTCCTCTACCGTAATGCGTCGTTTACTGGGCGCAAACATAAATCCGATAAAATCAGCACCTGCTTTGACCGCTGTTTCTACATGTTCGATTTCTTTTAATCCGCAAATTTTTACTTTTGTCATCGATTTTCGCCAACCTTTGCTGTTATGTCGATTTGTAGTGCTTTAAGTGAGTTTTTGACATCGTCGCTGCGCATTAACGCTTCGCCGACTAAAATTCCTTTTGCGCCAGCATTCGCCACAAACTGTGCATCTTCCGGACCTAAAATTCCGCTTTCACTAATAAATGCAATCGGTGATGGGGGAAGAAGCTGTGCAATTTCAAGTGTTGCCGACAGTGAAACATCGAATGTTTTCAAATTCCGGTTATTCACTCCGATAATATTTGCTCCAATGGCAAGGGCACGCTTTAATTCATCGGCATCATGTACTTCAACGAGCACTTCCAGCTGTTGTTCTGTTGCATAGGCGTAAAGTGATTTCAGCTGGTCATCTGTTAATGCTGCGACAATCAACAGGACAACCGATGCGCCGGCAGCCTTCGCATAGTCGATCTGCACTTCATGAATGATGAAGTCTTTACATAAAACCGGTATGTCCACAGCATTTGCGACTGCATTTAAATCCGCATAGCTTCCTTTGAAAAATGCGCGCTCTGTCAATACGGAAATACAGGCAGCACCCGCTTCTTCATATTGTAAAGCTTGCTCGACAGGGTCGACTTGTGTCGCAATATCGCCTTTGGAAGGGGAGGCACGTTTCATTTCCGAAATGACTTGCAATGAATTGGCTGATATCAGTGTTTCATATAGAGAAGGGCGAACCTTATCGATTGTTAAAAACACAGGCTTTGTCGAAAGCAATTGTGGCAGCTCAGTCTTTTTCTGGTCAATAATACGGTCTAAAATCGTCATTTTACGGGTTCCTCCTGCATCTGTTTTTCGCTGTAAGCAACAATATTCTCTAATTTTTCATAAGCGCGACCAGACATTATACTGTCCTTCGCCATGTCGATACCTTCTTTCATCGTTTCGGCAAGCCCGTATGCAAAGAAGCCAATGCCGGCATTTAAAAGAACTGTATCAAAATACACGCTTTGTTTTCCTTTTAATAAGTCACGCATAATATCCGCATTTTCTGCAGGAGTACCGCCGCGAATTGCAGAAAGTGGCTGTGCGGCTAAGCCGACATCTTCAGCACGCAGTTTAAATGGAATCATGTCTCCGCGGTCTAACAATACAAAAGTGTTTTCGCCATCCAGTGATGCTTCATCCATTCCTTGTGCACCCGATACGACGATTGCCCGTTCACGTCCCAGCATATGGAGAACTTCCGCATAATCGGTCGTGAAGCTCGGTCGGTTAATACCGACAAACTGTGTCTTTAACGGGACAGGGTTTGTCAGGGGACCAACTAAATTGAAAATCGTCGGTTTGCCGATTGCCTGTCGAACTTCACCAATCCGTTTTAACTTCGGATGCATGTTCGGAGCATGTAAAAAGGCGATACCGTGCTGTTTGAGCAATTCTGATGTTTGCTCGATATTCGGCAGCAGCGTAATGCCAAGTG
This genomic window contains:
- a CDS encoding Y-family DNA polymerase — protein: MYENAPERSIICIDMRSFYASCIASVENLNVMEVPIAIVGNFQQKGSVVLAASPPMKKRFNIRTGSRLYEIPPHPDIRLFEPRMSLFIRISMEITRLFNEFVPKEAIHVYSVDESFIDLTGTEKLWGPPEETAKYIQQLVYNQFEIPCAVGFGPNMLMAKLALDIDAKKTGFAKWTYNDVPDKLWPIMPLSTMWGIGSRTERTLNHMGIYSVYDLAHADLALLEKRFGVLGNQLYYHAWGIDHSTVGAPIMQGQISFGKGQMLMRDYRSRKEILVVLLEMCEDVARRAREAKKIGRTISLGLSYSKDAFGGGFHRSRTIDEPTNDTLKIFEVCKQLLDESYAERPARKVTITLSNIESEYSMQLSLFDEMRWRNRKLGETMDRLRTKYGTTAILRAVSYTEAGTALTRAKLVGGHKQ
- a CDS encoding YolD-like family protein, with the protein product MNRDRGTIKWSAMMLPEHVKLLREWQEEDAIVTQPQLDEAQLEQININLQRAYTEHCPIQLKVWEQTGIYTVSGAIQKISIHEQYVKLTNSEKIQFHHIYEALLDE
- a CDS encoding L-threonine 3-dehydrogenase, with amino-acid sequence MKKIMVTGALGQIGSELVEKLRHTYGTDNVLATDIRKIDQHEGPFEVLDVTDGKRMHTLAHDFGADTMIHMAALLSATAEKNPVFAWNLNMGGLMNALEVARELDMQFFTPSSIGAFGPSTPKDNTPQDTLQRPTTMYGVNKVAGELLCDYYYTRYGLDTRGVRFPGLISYVTPPGGGTTDYAVDIYYKAIAEGRYTSYIAEGTYMDMMYMPDALQAIVDLMEADSAKLEHRNAFNISAMSFEPSQIAAEIKKHIPSFTVDYEVDPIRQAIADSWPNAIDSSAAIEEWGFKASYDLEKMTIDMLEKLKVRLAQNAI
- a CDS encoding long-chain fatty acid--CoA ligase, which gives rise to MMQTPLVLTDMIKRAETYYAHKEIISRTSEEKVHRLTYGQWVKRTRKLAHALTKLGMERGDKIASFAWNQHRHLEAYFAVPCTGAILHMVNIRLSPEHIAYIINHAEDKIILIDEDLVPLIEEVQSELKTIEHYIIMADGELPETTLPNVLSYEALLEEADENFAFPEDLDENAPASMCYTSATTGNPKGVVYTHRSLVLHSMSISMVDTMAISERDTILPIVPMFHVNAWGMPFAAVNVGATQVLIGPQFTPALILDFIERYNVTKTAGVPTIWLGALQEQEKRARNLSTLQEIFCGGSASPKGLIKKYEEMGVNYIVAYGMTETSPIVSMSRDLSHMDDWSLDEKIETRAMQGLTVPGIESSIVNENGEVPWDGETMGELRLRGPWIAAEYYEDERTAEAFSDGWLYTGDIAVRSKEGFIKITDRTKDLIKSGGEWISSVDLENALMSHEAVFEAAVIAIPHAKWQERPLACVVLKEGANATKEELTAFLEGQFAKWWLPDDIVFLTEIPKTSVGKFLKAKLRENVNEIYPQLQL
- a CDS encoding sulfate permease — translated: MNVKDFFGGLFFIAIAGYFTYVLVDSMSKLFIDNTTTWQYFVAFFRVALIIFLFNLGLSLMKRFFVGGTTKNGNAR
- the trpA gene encoding tryptophan synthase subunit alpha translates to MTLQKQLENVLAAGDKAFVPYIMAGDGGLETLKPTILKLQQIGVSAIEVGIPFTDPVADGPTIEQAGERALAHGVTLKKVLDELQSFAQEIHIPLVVMTYLNPILAYGIEAFAKDAKLGGVEGLIVPDMPFEESALLHDTLKENGIALVQLVSLMSPPERIKKLAAASEGFVYAVTVNGITGERASFATELAAHFANLKAASNIPVLAGFGISTTEHVKGFGDIADGVIVGSKIVTALVEQDWATIEALVQATKKSAVI
- the trpB gene encoding tryptophan synthase subunit beta; translation: MTTVKGRFGRFGGQFVPETLMTSLEELELAYEEAKKDPSFQEELDYYLKQYVGRETPLYFAERLTKKVGGAKIYLKREDLNHTGAHKINNAIGQALLAKRMGKKKIVAETGAGQHGVATATACALLDMECIVYMGAEDVRRQQLNVFRMELLGTKVVAVEKGSATLKDAVNEALRHWVTHIEDTHYILGSALGPHPFPTIVRDFQRVIGDETRAQILQQEGRLPDTVIACIGGGSNAIGMFYPFVEDQDVALYGVEAAGSGVNTDKHAAAIHVGKTGVLHGAFMYLLQDDNGFVQEAHSISAGLDYPGVGPEHCHLHETGRAAYPSVTDEQALEGVKLLCETEGILPALESAHAVYYASQFAKNRPADEIVVVCLSGRGDKDVHTLMDKLGGGVK
- a CDS encoding phosphoribosylanthranilate isomerase, with product MTKVKICGLKEIEHVETAVKAGADFIGFMFAPSKRRITVEEAVKLAKAIPGTVKKVGVFVNEEPAKIRQIAKEVGLDYIQYHGDETPEQIQEIGLPAIKAFSIRSEDDVTRAATYDVDYYLFDAPGTDFRGGSGKSFDWMLLDKVKIPLEKVILAGGLNEENVGLAIMLVEPFAVDVSSGVEVDGRKSSAAITNFIETAKGELIL
- the trpC gene encoding indole-3-glycerol phosphate synthase TrpC gives rise to the protein MTILDRIIDQKKTELPQLLSTKPVFLTIDKVRPSLYETLISANSLQVISEMKRASPSKGDIATQVDPVEQALQYEEAGAACISVLTERAFFKGSYADLNAVANAVDIPVLCKDFIIHEVQIDYAKAAGASVVLLIVAALTDDQLKSLYAYATEQQLEVLVEVHDADELKRALAIGANIIGVNNRNLKTFDVSLSATLEIAQLLPPSPIAFISESGILGPEDAQFVANAGAKGILVGEALMRSDDVKNSLKALQIDITAKVGENR
- the trpD gene encoding anthranilate phosphoribosyltransferase, producing the protein MSLLPYIEQIERKEHLVFEEMQQAAQLIFNEQTPKEQIASFLTAMSAKGETAHEVAGLASVMKSHAVAVDVPEGIYIDNCGTGGDGLQSFNISTTSAFVLAGGGISVAKHGNRKVSSASGSSDVLEALGITLLPNIEQTSELLKQHGIAFLHAPNMHPKLKRIGEVRQAIGKPTIFNLVGPLTNPVPLKTQFVGINRPSFTTDYAEVLHMLGRERAIVVSGAQGMDEASLDGENTFVLLDRGDMIPFKLRAEDVGLAAQPLSAIRGGTPAENADIMRDLLKGKQSVYFDTVLLNAGIGFFAYGLAETMKEGIDMAKDSIMSGRAYEKLENIVAYSEKQMQEEPVK